The following DNA comes from cyanobiont of Ornithocercus magnificus.
TTCTGTAGGCTTTGATTGGACAGATCTAGCTTAGTTTGAATGTTTAAACATGTATTGGAAGCTGTGGAGCAAGCTTTTGTAAGGCAGCAGTTATTTTAAGGCGAGGAACCGTGACAAATCATCAGTCGGTCTTGGAGGCCACCGGCGAACTGCAAGTAGCCAAGCCGCATCTCTATATCGAGGATCCAGTCCCATAACTGATGCCCAGTGACTTTCCGCTTCTCCCATAGCTCCTTGGTGCCAAAGAAGTCCACTTAGTGCTGCTCTAGCATCAGCAAACATAGGATAACGACGGATTAAGTTACGCAGTTCCTGCTCAGCCTCAGTAAGATTTCCGAGCTGGTAGTTCGCCAGTGCCCCACTTGAGCGGGCCATGGCAAAGCCAGGCCTGGCTTCAGCAGCGCGTTGGTAAAGGACTCGAGCTTGTAACCACTCTCCTTGAGAGTTGCGCACATTACCCAGATTGTAGAGAGCTGAAGCATCATCTGGGTCTCGCTCTAATATCCAACCATAGTCGGCAGCAGCTTCTGACCATTGCTGTAGTGCTTCTCTGGCAGTACCCCGGTTGAGGTGAGGGTCAGCAGCTGAGGGATCCAGGTTTATAGCCTCATTCTGATCACGAATTGCACCCTCAATATCACCTAGAGCAAGACGTACATTGCCTCGGTTACTCCAGGCGGCCGCATCGTCTGGCGCCTCAGCAACCACGATATCCCATAGAGTTAGAGCCCCGATCCAGTCTCCAAGATGACTAGCTTCGAGAGCTAGCTCAAATGACTGTTGTAGACCTCCACTGGGGTTTTTGAGCTGTGCAGGATGCAGTAGCAGTGAAAATAGCATTAAGATCTGGATGAATATCATGATTAACTAAGTTCCCTGCATTGCGCAGTGGTTGAGGTGGTCTTGTCCAGCAGTAGTAACTACTCTTCCACGAGGTGTACGCTGGAGAAAGCCAAGCTGCATCAAAAAAGGCTCAATCACCGCCTCCAATGTGCTCGGATCTTCGCCAAACGAAGCAGCTAGTGTGTTTAAGCCAACTGGTCTACCCCCATGATACTGTAGTAAAAGCTCGAGTAAGCGACGGTCACAAGCATCGAGGCCACGCTCATCAACCTGGTGCATTGCCAAGGCTTCATCAACCATTTGAAGTGGCACAATTGACCCCTCAACACCGCGGACAATGGCTACATCTCTTACCCAGCGCAATAGACGATTAGCTGCCCTGGGAGTGCCGCGGCAGCGACCAGCAATAGCTGCTGCTGCGTCAGGCGTAAGCTGCATACTAAGCAATTGTGCTGTCCGCAATACAATTGCTCTCAGGTCTGCTTGTTCATAGAAGTCTAGTCTCTGGACTAAGCCAAATCGGTCTCGTAGCGGTGAGCTAAGCAAACCTGCCCGCGTAGTCGCTCCTATTAGCGTGAAGGCGGGTAACCGCAGTGATTTAGCGCGAGTTTTGCTGTTCTTGCCAACAGTGAGATCTAACCGCCAGTCTTCCATCGCAGGGTAGAGCAGCTCCTCAGCAACGCGCGGTAGGCGATGAATCTCATCAATGAATAGCAGCTCGCGAGGCTGCAAGTTAATTAGTAAGCCAATAATATCACGGGGTCGCTCTAAGGCTGGAGCACTAGCGACGTGGCAATGAACACCTAGCTCTCTAGCTAGCACTAGGGCCATAGTCGTCTTACCAAGACCCGGTGGTCCATGCAGCAGCACATGATCAAGAGTACTGCCACGTTTCAGGGCAGCCTTAACGGCAATCTTAAGTATTTGTTTAAGTTCATGCTGACCAACGTAATCATCAAGACGAGTAGGACGTAAACTGCCTTCGCTCAGATTATTGAACCTAGCTGTATTCACAGCTAATGATGCACCGCCTAGCTGATTCCTACCACTTGTTAGTTGCAGCCGAGTGCGGCCATGGGTTTTACCAGAAGATACAATGACCATAGCCGCAGAATATCGGCCTCTCGACAAAGTTAGGAGGTAACAGCCTGGATATGGTGAAGAAAAACAGAAGTAAAAAGGTAGCTGCAGCATCTCGGACT
Coding sequences within:
- a CDS encoding Holliday junction branch migration DNA helicase RuvB, giving the protein MVIVSSGKTHGRTRLQLTSGRNQLGGASLAVNTARFNNLSEGSLRPTRLDDYVGQHELKQILKIAVKAALKRGSTLDHVLLHGPPGLGKTTMALVLARELGVHCHVASAPALERPRDIIGLLINLQPRELLFIDEIHRLPRVAEELLYPAMEDWRLDLTVGKNSKTRAKSLRLPAFTLIGATTRAGLLSSPLRDRFGLVQRLDFYEQADLRAIVLRTAQLLSMQLTPDAAAAIAGRCRGTPRAANRLLRWVRDVAIVRGVEGSIVPLQMVDEALAMHQVDERGLDACDRRLLELLLQYHGGRPVGLNTLAASFGEDPSTLEAVIEPFLMQLGFLQRTPRGRVVTTAGQDHLNHCAMQGT
- a CDS encoding tetratricopeptide repeat protein translates to MIFIQILMLFSLLLHPAQLKNPSGGLQQSFELALEASHLGDWIGALTLWDIVVAEAPDDAAAWSNRGNVRLALGDIEGAIRDQNEAINLDPSAADPHLNRGTAREALQQWSEAAADYGWILERDPDDASALYNLGNVRNSQGEWLQARVLYQRAAEARPGFAMARSSGALANYQLGNLTEAEQELRNLIRRYPMFADARAALSGLLWHQGAMGEAESHWASVMGLDPRYRDAAWLLAVRRWPPRPTDDLSRFLALK